The DNA segment AGGTCCGCGGCTACCTGCCCGGCCGGTTCTCCTTCAACGTCAAGGGCGGCCGCTGCGAGGCCTGCGCCGGCGACGGCACGATCAAGATCGAGATGAACTTCTTGCCGGACGTCTACGTGCCGTGCGAGGTCTGCCACGGCGCCCGTTACAACCGCGAGACCCTCGAGGTGCACTACAAGGGCCGCACGATCTCCGAGGTCCTCGACATGCCCATCGAGGAGGCCCTGGACTTCTTCGAACACATCCCGCCGATCGCCCGTCATCTGCGGACCCTGGTCGAGGTCGGGCTGGGTTACGTCCGGATGGGGCAGTCGGCACCGACGCTGTCCGGCGGCGAGGCGCAGCGGGTGAAGCTGTCCGCCGAACTGCAGAAGCGGTCGACCGGCCGGACCGTCTACGTGCTCGACGAACCCACCACCGGGCTGCACTTCGAGGACATCCGCAAACTGCTCGGCGTGCTGGGCCGGCTCGTCGACGCCGGCAACACCGTGATCGTCATCGAGCACAATCTCGACGTGATCAAGACTGCGGACTGGATTGTCGACATGGGCCCGGAGGGCGGCTCCGGGGGAGGACTCGTGGTGGCGACGGGAACTCCGGAGCAGGTCGCACTCGTCGGCTCCAGTCACACGGGATCGTTTCTCCGCGACTCGCTGGCCGACCGGCCCGCCGCCGCGGCGACACGGCCAGCGGCGACACGACCGGCCGGGCGCACCGCGGCACGCAAGCGCCGGGCGCGACCGGTGGCCTAGCCGCTCCGCCCACCGCAGCACGTCCGACGATTACCGCAGCACGTCCGACGATTCCAGGAGGACCGGTGACCGCACCGTCGACAGCGCCGCCCGCTCCGCCGCTCCCACCGGCCGCCACCGGGGGCGTGTCACGCCGCGCCGTGCTGGCCGGGGTCTGCGGCGTCTGCGCCACCGGCGCGCTCGCCGCGTGCGGCGGCTCGACCGCGGCCGGCCCCGCGTCCTCGAGTTCGGCGGCCTCGAGTTCAGCGGCCTCGAGTTCGGCCGGCTCGAGCAGGTCCCCGTCCTCGGCGGGTGCCACATCGTCGTCGGGGACCACGTCGAGCGGACCGGCAACGGCGACGGCGAAAGGACTGGTCGCGGTGGCCGACGTCCCGGTCGGCGGTGGGGTCGTGCTCACCGACGCCGAGATCGTCGTCACGCAGCCGACCGCCGGGACGATCAAGGCCTTCACCGCGGTGTGCACGCACCAGGGGTTCACGGTCGGCCGCGTGCAGGACGGCCAGATCATCTGCCTGCATCACGGATCCCGCTACGACGCGGCCACCGGCGCGGTCGTGATGGGCCCGGCCCCCCGCGCTCTGGCGGAGATCGCGGTGGCCGTATCCGGCGGTCAGGTCGTCAAGCAGTAGCCGCCCCCGACGCGGCAGACGTCACGCACCAGCAGCTGAACCGGGTTCGTCGGCCAGGCCGGTCACCTCGTCGGGCGTCGCTGTCCGACGTGCTCAGTAGGGTTTCGGAGTGGCCGACCCTTCGAGCTACCGACCGGCGCCGGGGACGATCCCGGACGCCCCGGGGGTCTACCGCTTTCGGGACCCTCGCGGCCGGGTGGTGTACGTCGGGAAGGCCAAGAGCCTGCGGCAGCGGCTGTCGTCGTACTTCGCCGAGCCGGCGACGCTGCACCCGCGCACCCAGGCCATGGTCACCACAGCTGCGGCGGTGGACTGGGTCGTCGTCGACACCGAGGTGGAGGCGCTGCAGCTGGAGTACTCCTGGATCAAGGAGTACGACCCCCGGTTCAACGTCCGGTACCGCGACGACAAGTCCTATCCCTACCTCGCGGTGACCCTCGGCGAGCCGGTGCCCCGGGTGACCGTGATGCGGGGAGCCAAACGGCCCGGGGTGCGCTACTTCGGCCCGTACGCGCACGCCTGGGCGATCCGGGAGACCGTCGACCTGCTGCTGCGGGTCTTCCCCGTCCGGACCTGTTCGGCCGGGGTGTTCAAGCGCGCCGCGCAGGTCGGCCGGCCCTGCCTGCTGGGCTACATCGGCAAGTGCAGTGCGCCGTGCGTGGAGCGGATCAGTGAGGCGGACCATCGCGCCCTGGCGGAGGACTTCTGCGCCTTCCTGGCCGGCAACACCGCCACCTACCTGCGGCGGATCGAACGACAGATGCGTGAGGCCGCAGCCGAACTCGACTACGAGCGGGCCGCGCGGCTGCGCGACGACCTCAAGGCGCTCGACCGGGCCCTGGAACGCACCGCGGTGGTGTTCGGCGACGGCACCGACGCCGACGTCATCGCCCTGGCCGACGACCCCTTGGAGGCCGCGGTCCAGGTCTTCCACGTCCGGGGCGGCCGGGTGACCGGACAGCGCGGCTTCGTCGTGGAGAAGGTCGAGGACGTCGACGCCGGCGACCTGGTCGAGGACCTGTTGCAGCAGCTGTACGGCGGACCGGCCGGCGAGCCGGTCCCGCGGGAGGTGCTGGTCTCGCAGCTCCCCGGCGACCCGGCCCTGGCCGGCGCCTGGCTGGACAGCCTGCGCGGCTCGCACGTCGACCTGCGAGTACCGCAGCGGGGCGACAAGCGTGCCCTGCTGGAAACGGTGGCGCGCAACGCATCCCAGGCGTTGACGCTGCACAAGACCAAGCGCGCCGGCGACCTCACGGCTCGCAGCCAGGCATTGCAGGAACTGCAGGAAGCGCTGGACCTGCGAGAGGCGCCCCTGCGGATCGAGTGCTACGACGTGTCCAACCTGCAGGGCACCGACGTCGTGGCGTCGATGGTGGTGTTCGAGGACGGCCTGGCACGCAAGTCCGAGTACCGCCGGTTCGCGATCAAGAACGTCGAGGGCCAGGACGACGTCCGGGCGCTCGCGGAGGTGCTGACCCGCCGGTTCCGGCGCTACCTCGAGGAGCAGTCCGACGACGGCGGCCCCGACTTCGGGCTGGACGCCGACAGCGGCCGGCCTCGCAAGTTCGCCTACCCGCCCCAGCTGGTCGTCGTCGACGGCGGCCCGCCCCAGGTAGCCGCCGCGCGTCGCGCGATGGACGCACTCGGCATCGACGACATCGCGGTGTGCGGCCTGGCCAAGC comes from the Actinomycetota bacterium genome and includes:
- the uvrC gene encoding excinuclease ABC subunit UvrC, whose amino-acid sequence is MADPSSYRPAPGTIPDAPGVYRFRDPRGRVVYVGKAKSLRQRLSSYFAEPATLHPRTQAMVTTAAAVDWVVVDTEVEALQLEYSWIKEYDPRFNVRYRDDKSYPYLAVTLGEPVPRVTVMRGAKRPGVRYFGPYAHAWAIRETVDLLLRVFPVRTCSAGVFKRAAQVGRPCLLGYIGKCSAPCVERISEADHRALAEDFCAFLAGNTATYLRRIERQMREAAAELDYERAARLRDDLKALDRALERTAVVFGDGTDADVIALADDPLEAAVQVFHVRGGRVTGQRGFVVEKVEDVDAGDLVEDLLQQLYGGPAGEPVPREVLVSQLPGDPALAGAWLDSLRGSHVDLRVPQRGDKRALLETVARNASQALTLHKTKRAGDLTARSQALQELQEALDLREAPLRIECYDVSNLQGTDVVASMVVFEDGLARKSEYRRFAIKNVEGQDDVRALAEVLTRRFRRYLEEQSDDGGPDFGLDADSGRPRKFAYPPQLVVVDGGPPQVAAARRAMDALGIDDIAVCGLAKRLEEVWLPGEADPIVLPRSSEGLYLLQRVRDEAHRFAIAYHRQRRSARLTRSVLDDIPGLGSVRKAALLREFGSLRRLRQASVAQIAAVPGVGPATATAVLAALTDASPDRAVNLTTGEVLGDDDRVHPVTGAGS
- a CDS encoding Rieske (2Fe-2S) protein, yielding MLAGVCGVCATGALAACGGSTAAGPASSSSAASSSAASSSAGSSRSPSSAGATSSSGTTSSGPATATAKGLVAVADVPVGGGVVLTDAEIVVTQPTAGTIKAFTAVCTHQGFTVGRVQDGQIICLHHGSRYDAATGAVVMGPAPRALAEIAVAVSGGQVVKQ